The genome window TGTGATCACCCACGTACATACATGCGTTAAGAGATTCAAACAGATAACTTAACCATCTGATCCAACGACTCTTTTTGTCTAGAGTTCCCCCATCAGTCCACACACATCCCCTACTTGCCCCATATAAACACCCCCAAACCCTTGTATTCTTTCAAGACACAAAGATTTCTGaacattatttaaaaaatatctaGTATCTATATATAGCACGAGCATCAAAAATGGCCAGCAACAATATGGCCCCAGTTAAGCTGACCTGTGTTGTGCTGATGTGCATCAGTGCATGATGGTGGGTGCACCCATAGCATCTGCCATAACATGTGCTCAAGTGGCAACTCGGGTGGCGCCGTGCATTCGTTACCTGCAGGATGGTAACCCTGCTGTGCTTCCAGGGTGCTGCAGTGGTCTTAGTTCTGTTAATTCCTCCGCTAAGACCACTCCCCGACCGTCAACAGAATTGTCAGTGCCTTAAAAACATTCCTGCAAGCATCGAAGGCATCAACTATAAGTCTATAACCTTGTTAATTTTCTTCCTGCCAAATGCCTTATCAACCTACAAACTCACTCCCTCCACTGACTGCAAGACGTACGTACTTGTTTATTTGATaataacatatacatatatatatatatacaggtttTCTCACACACGGGATCCCGTGTGTGAATTTATTTGCGGGATTGTGTTAATAGCCGCAAGATTCATCCAACGTCCACCATTAATCAAGACTTTTTTACCCATTTTCACACCTAATCCATCCCTCTAACCTGTTTCCACCTCTGCGCCCACCATTAATCAAGACTCTTTTACCCATTTTCACACTTAACCCATCCTTCAAACCTGTTTCCACCTCTTCTTCCCCTGCAAATCTCCATACTCATCTCTTTGCTTGTGCCCAAGACACGATTCTTTTGCGATACCGTCTTTCTCGAGTTCGTCTTTCTCGATCTCCATCGAATCTCCATACCCATCTTGTAGCTGGTTCTGGTAGCTGGTGCCCAAGCCCGATTCTCGTGCCCCATCTGATATGTGGTGCCCACCTTGACCACCGGTGGTGGGTACCGAAGTGGCTCACAACAACCAGTTTTGGTCATTGTAGCGTCCACGGTGAGGAGGAGCAGAATGACCAATATTTGTTGTAGCACTGTGAGAAAATTGTTGTTGCATTTGGTCTTATAATAAGTGCATCTAATTGGCCACTGGAAGAGAAATAGTGTTGAGGGATTCAAATACTTTTCATCATATGAAGGATGACAAATGCTCCTGCAATGAATACTAGTGATCTAATTCCTCCAAATAATGTGACTGATTTTGCACTTCTCAATTGTGTTCTATTCTGAATGGCATGGTGATACAATTGCAGGACAGTTGCACTTCTTTTTGAACACTTCATACTGCTATACAATTGCATGACAATTTAAATGTAGCCTGATAGTATGTAAAAAAACTCTAAATTGTATCGATGATTTAACATTCAGAATGATTGATTTAGCTTCAACAATTAAAAGTTTACAACTTAAAAAACCATAGTAACATAATTCTTGCCTAAAATCTTGTGAGTAGTAAGCTAAGAAACAAAATGCCTGCCTAAAATTCTTCACATAGACTAAGCTTGGAGAGACCAACACCGTCCACCAAAAATAGCCACAAGCAGCAACCATTTGAAGATAACTAACATAATTTTGCTGCATTGTAGGATTGCTAAGGCAGAGTTTCCCCCAAAGTTTGAGAATGTGATGTCCTGTATATGCAGTTCAGAAAATTATATAAGATAACTAACACAAAATAATCACAAGCATCACAGGTTAGAGGGATGGATTAGGTGTGAAAATGGGTAAAAAAGTCTTGATTAATGGTGGACGTTGGATGAATCTTGCGGCTATTAACACAATCCCGCAAATAAATTCACACACGGGATCCCGTGTGTGAgaaaacctatatatatatatatatatatatatatatatatatatattgttgcttTAACTATTGTTTTGCATGCATGCACACACAACATACCCCTCGAATAACTGAGTAGGCGTAAATCTCGGGTTGTCAGAACAACTCACACCTGGTGACAAGTAAGAATGTGTTTGTGTAAAAGCTTATGCGGGTGAAAATGAGGTGAACATACAGCCGGCACCCACTAATTATTTCTAATTCTATATACTCTTCTTGGCGTGTTTTGCAGCATCAAAATAGCGGATGTAACAGCTGAGGTCGATCGGAGGAAGGATGAATCGATGATAGAGATATAATACAATGAATAAGTACAGTGAAGCAAGAATAATTAAGATGGGTTTTCTGAAATCCATGACTAACTAAGGGCTCCACTTAAAGGTTTCATATATATAGAAACCCTATATGCAGTTATCTTTTAACATTAATGTGATCCTCTATCTGGAACAAACGTGAATGGCTTACACAAGTTAATAATTAATGCAATGAAAACAATATGCTTAATGTACGTAATTTCATACTCTTTTCTTCATCATATATATTCGAATTACTTATATTATTGAATTCCGTCTATGATATTAGGAGAAATAAAGTGGGGTGTAGAAGGGAAATAATTAGTTAATAGGAATTGACCAAAACTCCTTAATTAAATCGACATCAGGTATAGCTGAACCATCATTTATTTATCCTCTATCTGTTACTAATTTCTAATCATCCAACTTTTGATCGTTGAAAGAGTTATCAATTTCCAACACATTCATCGAATGTTTAAACGTTTCAACTTGAGAACTAAAAGTTAAAAACTATTCCAATATGCACACTCAATAAATTTCGACTATTCGGGCATGCataaaaaatgaatataatAAATCTGTCCAAACAGTGAGAAGGAATTTATCcgtgtatatatattgaaataattttcaacttttgaTTCTCAAGTTTGAACGTTTAAACATTCGATAACCGAGTTGGACCtggtcaacttttttttttttgttataataaTCTTGGAACCTCTGCATCCACTGCCCTTTACGTGCACACTAGATAACTCATATGCATGTGCAATAATTCTCAAATCATGCATGCCAgacaaacaaatgaaaatttcataTACATGTTCCTTAAAAATTGTACCCAAAACCTCCAAACCAGTCATGCTAAGAGTTGATTCATTAGTTGGTTTTTGCATTTTTCAATTTATAATCAATAACACCACTCAATTTACAAAAAGGGCCGATATGAGTCAAGGTCCTTCCTGATATGGGTGTCTCTTATTAGTTAATTTTCACAGAACTCATAAGGAAACATTGATAATGGCAAGTGACAACAGTTTACTACTCCATCTCCAGTCCACAGAACCTAATCACCTCTAGGTACACGAATCAAATTGTGCCTATGATTCAAAATTTATGGAatagttaattaatttaaaaaatcgtAAGTGAAGAAAACAGGTTGTGTGACAGTTCTCTTCTTGAGAGCAATAACATTTAAGTCTCTCAACTGTAAGCACAGCTTGAAAACGAAAGAATTTAAGACCTATCATTCAATTCAGCCTAACATTATGTGACACCTAACTAATGCTCAAAAAGCTACTTGGGTGATAGCCTAATTAATGAATCTGTCTAGAGTCAAACTGTAATGGATTCAGGAGAGATTATGAGTTAGAAAAGGAACCGCACGCGGGGCTATGACCTAACTTATCATGTAATCAGGTGGGAAACATTAGTGCAAGCAAGTCTAACGACCCGTGTTTAAGCCCatatatcgaatgtccaaagagTAAACTTGTATGATTTCGTTTTCAagtactgaaaaaaaaaaacaataatgatagggatctcagCAATCGGCATCCCAATTATCCCAGCTATTGAGTTGTACGCATAAATTTCATGGGCATCATGTGGGACATATGGaactcacgaattcacttgaatcctaTGCGTTCAACTCAGTCACTGAGATGACTGAGATACCAACTGCTATCATGTCCTATATTTATTGTTCCGTACACTTCCCTCTATAAACACCCCCAAAACTCTGTAACCTTATAAGACTCAACCATTTCTTAACATTATTTAAAGAATAGCATCTATAGCTAGAGAATCAAAAATGGCGAGCCATAATATGGTCCCAATTAAGCTGACTTGTGTTGTGCTGATCGTGTGCATGGTGGTGGGTGCACCGATGGCATCTGCCATATCATGTGCTCAAGTGGCAAACGGGGCGGCGCCGTGCATTGGCTACCTGCGGAGTGGTGGCCCTACCGTGCCTCCACAGTGCTGCAGTGGTCTTAGTGCCTTGAATTCCGCCGCTAAGACCACGCCCGACCGTCAACAGGCTTGTCAGTGCCTTAAAAACATTGCTGCAAGTATTAAAGGCATCAACTATGGCCTTGTTGCTTCTCTTCCTGCCAAATGCCGCATCAACATTCCCTACAAAATCACTCCTTCCATCGACTGCAAGACGTATGTGTGAATTTGATTATAACATATTATTGCTTTAATTATTGttttgcatgcatgcatgcacgaTAAATATCACATCACACTTTTTTAGGGTAACCGGCAAGGTGTCAACCCAACGGCCACTTTGTGACTTCTGGGCCAATTTTAAACCCGAGCTTGATTACCATTTACCACAGCTCGCACCATGACGATAGACAATTTAGATCGGGCAGAAACCAATGAGGGTAAGTAGGCCGAAGCCTCCCAAAAGTGAATTGCAAGGCCCACAGAACCAGGAAACCCCTGAGAAATATTCCAACTAATTTCGAACTCCCGACCTCAGGCACCTTTAATCCTTAAGCCTGGACAAGTAACCAACAAGGTTATCACCCAATTGTTTAAATATCACATTACACGCCcactatatatacatttatatacatacttttttggtaaccgaTGAACCACTAAGCCCAGCATGTCGATCCTTCAGATATCTCAGTGAACATAAAACTCGGGTTGTCAAAATAGTCCGTACCCGCTAATTCTTTCTAATTCTATATATGTTTCTTGGGGTGTTGTGTTTTTGCAGAGTCAAGTGAGCGGATGTAACAGCTGATCGGTTCGAAGGAACGATGGTTATGTAATACAATGAATAAATAATAGAGCTAGAATAAGGAGGTTTAATTCATGAAATCCATCACTAAGTAAGCCTCCACTACTTAAAAAGGTTTCATATTTAGAAACCCTATATGCAGTTATGTTTTATGTGATCGATCCTCTGTAACAAACGTACAAAAATCTATGCAAGTACTAATAACGCAATGGAACATATGCTTAAAATTATGTAATTTCATACTCTTTCATCATATTAAAATTACTTATATTTTCGAATTTCATTGATGATAATAGGAGAAATAAAGTGGGTCTAGGAAGGGAAATTATTAAACACAAATAGACCCAATCGCCCTAATTAAGCATAAATCTATACGTATCAAATTTGCTGTGGAAATTAATGAAACTCTTGTATAATTAATTTCCTAGTTGCTACAAACTCAACTGTGACAACTAAACACGAGGATTGTGCTTGTTGCTTTACTTAACCTAACACCTTACAACACGAGCTGACGACGGCCATGTCAAGCCCTGATAAATTAAGCTCTTCGATTTTCAACGAATTAAACCACAAGCGGCGTATATATACACGTACTTTAGCAACCTTGAAAATCAGCGGTTCATTGACTCGCACTTAAAGGACAAAAttcaatatttatatataacttAAGAACAATATTCCTATGGAAGTCATCTGTCATTTGCAGTCATGCCAGTAAGGAActtttaataattaatagatTAATTAATTCAGTCCAAATTAATCAGTAATCAAAGCATGCTAGCTAGCCATATATAATCGAAGATGTATTGTTCACTCCGGGACTAAAACACACTTGATTTTATCTTTAAAAGAACCCTCTTGATTGAGAGGGATTgagtttttatttataaatcacatcgATGGTTTATACCTTACCGACAAGAGATATAAATTGATAAGAAGTTTGGGAAGCATAAGTAGCTACTTATATAATGAGCATGAAATGCATGGACATAATTGGCACAGTATTACATGTGcattaatattattgatgtggtGATGGGTTTACTTTAATTCCCATTTTGGTCAACAAAACCCACCACGGCTAAGCCTGTGTATATTAATAGTTAGAAATCTAAAATTGCAAGTGCTAGAGTTGGGTAGCTATGGCCGGACTATTTGTTGTAGCACATGCATGTGTCAACATTTAACGTGCATGCAGGACTATAAAGCTAGAGTTGTGTATTGACCACTAACTATAATGTGAAACTAATAAATTTGGATGTAAAATCGGATTGATATAATCCACATCGGATCGGATTGATATAATCCAACTGAGTgacatataaataaatgttCAATCTCTCTCACATAACAAACGTGTTTGTTGAGCCTAAGAATGATGACCGAAAAACAACGAACTCGTGCGAACCTTAACTCAAAacgaataatattaatttatagtgTTTGAGTTGAATTTTCTATCAATATTCATCAAATTACCATATGCAATGAATTTAATCACTTTTCTGACTAATCCAAAGGATAATAAATATACTAGTCAACAATTGTTACGTACCTTGGACTTCACTTGGAGGCGATGAAACTGCACCGTATCGTACAACGAGGTCTTGCGAGTTGAAAGATGGGCTTTGAGAACGCTTCTCCGAGAAAGCTGGGCTTTGGTTTGGGCTCACTTTCTTACGTTAGTACGTTGTTAAAATAGCTGGGCTCTGTCTAGAAGACACCTGAGTTTCAATTATCCAGTACTCCAGGGCCCAGGCTACCTGAACTTATATTTAGATCATGGCCCACACCTGCCCATGCACATGGGCCATGGCCTCCTAGGATTGTGAACATTATTACATACGACTTTAAGTACATCTATGCGTCTTAAATCGCCAACTCAAAGAACAAGCATCCATGGTCGGATCCTGGCAAAAATAGAAGCTCAGCAATTACAACGGTGGGGTCCAGAGCTTTATTAagctaagaatttttttttttttttggtttgaattgTAATGTTCGTGATAATAGTTGTATGGAAGGAAAGTGAAAACAATATTCTATTCTTAGGGAATTTGGATCTATCAAAACACCATAAAACTCCGTTATTTGAACATCTGATTTGGGTTTAAACTCGGACCGTCACGCTTGCACACAACATAAATTTCTCATCAgacgacatgataaattggatcaaaattcAACGCGTGGCCACAAGTGTGAACGTATCAAACACTCTCCATCATCTTGGTTGACAAAACTCCAACGCTAAACTCCAAATTAACaccaaataaatttataaggtGTTTAAAGAAATTACAACGATGTAGACACTTGAGTATTTATGCAAAACTACAATACTGATCCAGATCCAAAATAACACCATACCTCAATTAAAATAACCCCAATAAGCTTCATTATATCTACAACTCCAATTCAACAGTGTTTCTTATGGCTTTCATGTCATTAGCATGGCAATAAAACAAGTCTGTTTCCACCCGGTTGTCATGACAGATACCATTTCCCCTGCTACTTTATTTATGACCT of Tripterygium wilfordii isolate XIE 37 chromosome 13, ASM1340144v1, whole genome shotgun sequence contains these proteins:
- the LOC120013745 gene encoding non-specific lipid-transfer protein 1-like codes for the protein MASHNMVPIKLTCVVLIVCMVVGAPMASAISCAQVANGAAPCIGYLRSGGPTVPPQCCSGLSALNSAAKTTPDRQQACQCLKNIAASIKGINYGLVASLPAKCRINIPYKITPSIDCKTVK